The following proteins come from a genomic window of Synergistota bacterium:
- the gatB gene encoding Asp-tRNA(Asn)/Glu-tRNA(Gln) amidotransferase subunit GatB, whose amino-acid sequence MELKPVIGLEIHCQLLTRTKLFCSCPTDYVGREPNTIVCPVCLGLPGSLPVLNKEALKLALRAAIALNCNILRKTRFHRKNYFYPDLPKAYQISQYDIPLGVHGYLEVNGKKVRIRRIHMEEDAGKLVHPTKTGRLEGAQYSLVDFNRCGVPLIEIVTEPDISSPEEAKAFVMELRSLVQHIGVSDGNMEEGSLRCDANISISVDGKWGTKTEIKNMNSFKAIERALAYEIRRQIDTILSGGEVVQETRHWDDSRGITTSLRGKEEAHDYRYFPEPDLLPLTITDELISEIRATMPELPKARRERWKRDYGLGDYEVSVLSSSKPLGDLFDTCVREIGRPKEVSNWLQVEFLRIVDELNLRIEESVFVVPYLKEILELLDNGVINAQIAKSVFEEAVRLRRFPHEIVKSKGLEQVSDESAIREAVKSVLAENQDAVHSYLSGKDKAFNFLLGQVMRVTKGKANPAVVRKVLEEELKALS is encoded by the coding sequence TTGGAGCTTAAGCCTGTTATAGGTCTTGAAATACACTGTCAGCTTCTCACGAGGACCAAGCTTTTTTGTTCTTGTCCTACTGACTATGTGGGAAGGGAGCCTAATACTATAGTTTGTCCTGTTTGCTTAGGACTTCCAGGTTCTCTTCCTGTTCTTAATAAGGAGGCTTTAAAGCTTGCCCTTAGGGCTGCTATAGCTTTAAATTGTAATATATTAAGAAAAACGAGGTTTCATAGAAAGAACTATTTCTATCCTGATCTTCCTAAAGCTTACCAAATATCTCAGTACGATATACCATTAGGGGTGCATGGTTATCTTGAAGTTAATGGTAAAAAAGTTAGGATAAGAAGGATCCATATGGAAGAAGATGCAGGAAAGCTTGTTCACCCTACAAAGACTGGTAGGCTAGAAGGAGCGCAATACTCTTTAGTTGACTTTAACAGGTGTGGTGTCCCTCTTATAGAAATAGTTACAGAACCTGATATTTCCTCTCCAGAGGAAGCTAAAGCTTTCGTTATGGAGTTAAGGAGCTTGGTTCAACATATAGGGGTTTCAGATGGTAATATGGAAGAAGGTTCCTTAAGATGTGATGCTAATATATCTATATCCGTTGATGGTAAATGGGGTACAAAAACGGAGATCAAAAACATGAACTCCTTTAAGGCTATTGAAAGGGCCTTGGCTTACGAGATTAGAAGACAGATAGATACGATTCTTTCTGGGGGAGAAGTTGTTCAAGAGACAAGACATTGGGATGATTCAAGGGGTATAACCACCTCTTTAAGAGGTAAAGAAGAAGCTCATGATTATCGTTATTTTCCTGAGCCTGATTTATTGCCATTGACTATTACTGATGAGCTTATTAGCGAGATAAGGGCAACTATGCCAGAGCTTCCGAAGGCTCGAAGAGAAAGGTGGAAAAGAGACTATGGCTTAGGGGATTATGAAGTTTCAGTTTTAAGCTCTTCTAAGCCCCTAGGAGATCTCTTTGATACCTGTGTTAGAGAGATAGGTAGGCCGAAAGAGGTTTCTAATTGGCTTCAAGTGGAGTTTCTTAGGATAGTTGATGAGCTTAATCTTAGAATAGAGGAAAGCGTTTTTGTGGTTCCTTATCTTAAAGAAATATTGGAGCTTCTTGATAATGGGGTGATAAACGCTCAAATTGCGAAATCCGTTTTTGAGGAAGCCGTTAGATTGAGGAGGTTTCCTCATGAAATAGTTAAATCTAAAGGATTAGAGCAGGTTAGTGATGAAAGTGCGATAAGGGAAGCGGTGAAGTCCGTTTTAGCTGAGAATCAAGATGCGGTTCATTCTTACTTAAGTGGTAAAGATAAAGCATTTAATTTTCTCTTGGGGCAGGTTATGAGGGTAACGAAAGGAAAAGCTAATCCGGCTGTAGTAAGAAAAGTATTGGAGGAGGAGCTTAAAGCTCTTTCATGA
- the gatA gene encoding Asp-tRNA(Asn)/Glu-tRNA(Gln) amidotransferase subunit GatA gives MIDKKEIIPEDILDSIFRRIDEVERDLHSYITILKEEAYDQAKIIRGRLEKGEDLPLGGIPIAIKDIICTKGVETTCASKILKGFYPPYDATVVNRVKKAGAIIIGKTNLDEFAMGSSTENSAFGPTRNPWCLERVPGGSSGGSAAAVAAGETILSLGSDTGGSVRQPASFCGIVGLKPTYGLVSRYGLIAYASSLDQIGPMTKDVKDCALLLQVIAGKDDMDSTSLNVSLPNYLDACEAGDLRGIKLGIPKEYISEALDPSVAKVVEEAKRAFERLGAKICEISLPHTEYALPTYYIIAPAEASSNLARYDGVQYGLRIKGESLREMYLETRTNGFGDEVKRRIMIGTYVLSAGYYDAFYLKALKVRRLVKMDFDEAFKVVDYILTPTSPTPAFRIGEKVEDPLLMYLSDIFTVPVNLAGIPAISINGGFSQEGLPIGIQIMGRALDEFGLLKVASAFERETELHAYRPYGR, from the coding sequence ATGATAGATAAAAAGGAGATAATTCCAGAGGATATACTCGATTCCATTTTTAGAAGAATAGATGAGGTTGAAAGGGATCTGCATTCCTATATAACGATTTTGAAAGAAGAAGCTTATGATCAAGCAAAAATTATTAGAGGAAGATTAGAAAAGGGTGAAGATCTTCCCTTGGGAGGAATTCCGATTGCGATCAAGGATATCATCTGCACCAAAGGTGTAGAAACTACTTGTGCCTCTAAGATTTTAAAAGGTTTTTATCCTCCATATGATGCTACTGTTGTAAATAGGGTTAAAAAGGCCGGAGCTATAATTATAGGCAAAACCAACCTAGATGAGTTTGCTATGGGCTCATCAACGGAAAACTCGGCATTTGGTCCTACAAGAAATCCTTGGTGTTTGGAACGTGTCCCAGGTGGTTCAAGCGGTGGATCGGCTGCAGCAGTTGCAGCTGGTGAAACTATACTCTCTTTGGGTTCTGATACGGGAGGATCAGTTAGGCAACCTGCTTCTTTCTGTGGGATAGTGGGGTTGAAACCCACATACGGCTTGGTTTCAAGGTATGGCCTTATAGCTTATGCTTCTTCATTAGATCAGATAGGGCCTATGACTAAGGATGTTAAGGATTGTGCTTTGTTGCTTCAAGTTATAGCTGGAAAGGATGACATGGACTCGACCTCGCTTAATGTGTCCTTACCTAATTATCTTGATGCCTGTGAAGCTGGGGATCTTAGAGGTATAAAGCTCGGTATACCAAAAGAATATATAAGTGAAGCTCTTGATCCTTCGGTAGCTAAAGTAGTAGAGGAGGCAAAGAGAGCTTTTGAAAGGCTTGGGGCAAAGATATGTGAGATATCGTTACCTCATACGGAATATGCGCTTCCTACTTATTACATAATTGCTCCGGCTGAGGCGAGTTCTAACCTTGCTAGATATGACGGTGTACAATACGGTTTGAGGATTAAAGGGGAGTCATTGAGGGAAATGTATCTTGAAACAAGAACAAACGGTTTTGGTGATGAGGTGAAAAGGAGGATAATGATAGGCACTTACGTTCTGAGTGCTGGGTATTATGATGCTTTCTATCTTAAAGCTCTTAAGGTTAGAAGACTCGTTAAAATGGATTTTGATGAAGCTTTTAAAGTTGTAGATTACATTCTAACACCTACATCGCCAACTCCGGCTTTTAGGATAGGGGAGAAGGTGGAGGACCCTCTACTTATGTATCTTTCGGATATATTCACGGTTCCAGTTAACTTAGCTGGTATACCTGCTATATCGATAAATGGTGGTTTTTCTCAAGAGGGGTTACCAATAGGAATTCAGATTATGGGTAGGGCTTTAGATGAATTTGGTCTTTTGAAAGTAGCATCAGCTTTTGAAAGAGAAACAGAACTTCACGCTTATAGGCCATACGGGAGGTGA
- the ligA gene encoding NAD-dependent DNA ligase LigA codes for MGREIPREIVEYVERLKKEIAYHDYRYYVLNDPIISDAEYDELVRKLRELESKYPELITPDSPTQRVGGIPAPEFKKVRHEEPMLSLDNAFSKEELLAFDQRIKKWSGESEIEYVVEHKIDGVSVSLIYEDGVFTVGATRGDGITGEDVTANLRTIKTLPLRLIKDVPGRLEVRGEVFMTKEEFRRINAEREEAGLPLFANPRNAAAGSLRQLDPRITASRALDIYVYYLINPEKWGIYRHWDALNFIKELGFKVNPHSKLCKNIEEVWSYCEDWEKKKVDLSYAIDGVVLKVNRIDLWEKLGFTSKSPRWAIAFKFPPEEAVTRVLEIVINVGRTGVLTPVAIFEPVHLGGTVVKRASLHNEDEIRRKDVKIGDWVVVRKAGEIIPEIVKVVTERRTGEEVDFEMPDKCPVCGASVVRPEGEVAYRCIGINCPAQLKERIRHFASRDAMDIRGLGPAIIDQLVERKFVKDIADIYYITYDRLLSLERMGPKSASNLIRAINASKSRPLANLIFGLGIRYVGKVVAKLLADKFGTIDRLVNASYLELMEIEGIGEKVASSVIEFFREPQSLDLIEKLKRAGVNLGKEKEIPKEIRENFFKGKTVVFTGELKNFTRAQASQLVESLGAQVLDNVSGKTNLVIVGENPGSKYDKALLLGIPILKEEEFLEKLKEAGVEVKREKGLTLF; via the coding sequence CATGACTATAGATACTACGTATTAAACGATCCCATTATATCTGATGCAGAATACGATGAGCTTGTGCGTAAGCTAAGAGAGCTTGAATCTAAATATCCAGAGCTTATAACTCCTGATTCTCCTACACAAAGGGTTGGTGGGATTCCAGCGCCTGAGTTTAAGAAGGTCAGACATGAAGAGCCTATGCTTAGTCTTGATAATGCTTTTTCTAAAGAAGAGCTTTTGGCTTTTGACCAGAGGATAAAGAAGTGGAGCGGAGAAAGTGAGATAGAGTATGTTGTTGAGCATAAAATAGATGGGGTTTCCGTATCTCTTATATATGAAGACGGGGTTTTCACGGTTGGAGCTACCAGGGGTGATGGAATAACAGGTGAGGATGTAACTGCTAACCTTAGAACTATAAAGACGCTACCTTTAAGACTAATTAAGGATGTTCCTGGTAGACTAGAAGTTAGAGGAGAGGTTTTTATGACAAAGGAAGAGTTTAGGAGAATAAATGCTGAAAGAGAAGAAGCAGGCTTGCCTCTTTTTGCTAATCCTAGGAATGCTGCTGCAGGTTCTCTTCGCCAGCTTGATCCAAGAATTACAGCTTCTCGTGCTTTGGATATATATGTTTACTATTTGATAAATCCAGAAAAATGGGGGATTTATAGACATTGGGATGCGCTTAACTTTATAAAAGAGCTTGGATTTAAGGTAAACCCGCATTCAAAGTTATGTAAAAACATAGAAGAAGTTTGGAGTTATTGTGAAGATTGGGAAAAGAAGAAAGTGGACCTGAGTTACGCTATTGATGGGGTAGTTCTTAAGGTAAATCGTATAGATCTCTGGGAGAAGCTCGGTTTTACAAGTAAGAGCCCGCGCTGGGCTATAGCCTTCAAATTTCCTCCTGAGGAGGCTGTTACTAGGGTTCTAGAGATTGTTATAAATGTTGGTAGAACAGGGGTTTTAACCCCAGTTGCTATATTTGAACCAGTCCATTTAGGGGGTACTGTAGTTAAGAGAGCTTCTCTTCACAATGAAGATGAGATCCGTCGCAAAGACGTTAAGATAGGTGATTGGGTTGTAGTTAGAAAGGCTGGGGAGATTATACCTGAGATCGTTAAGGTTGTAACTGAGCGAAGGACAGGTGAAGAAGTGGATTTTGAAATGCCAGATAAATGTCCTGTTTGTGGAGCAAGTGTCGTTAGACCTGAGGGAGAGGTAGCCTATAGGTGTATAGGTATAAACTGTCCGGCTCAGTTAAAGGAAAGGATAAGGCATTTTGCTAGTAGAGATGCCATGGATATAAGGGGACTCGGCCCAGCTATAATAGACCAACTTGTAGAAAGGAAGTTTGTGAAGGATATTGCTGATATATACTATATAACTTATGATCGGCTTCTTTCACTAGAGAGGATGGGACCAAAAAGCGCATCAAATTTAATTAGAGCTATAAATGCTAGTAAGAGCAGGCCTCTTGCGAATTTAATTTTCGGTCTTGGTATAAGATATGTTGGTAAAGTGGTTGCAAAGCTTCTAGCTGATAAGTTTGGAACGATAGATAGGCTTGTTAATGCCTCTTATCTCGAGCTCATGGAAATAGAGGGCATAGGAGAAAAGGTAGCTTCGAGTGTTATTGAGTTTTTCAGAGAGCCACAGAGTTTAGATCTTATAGAGAAGCTTAAGAGAGCTGGAGTAAATCTTGGTAAAGAGAAAGAGATTCCTAAGGAAATTAGGGAAAACTTTTTCAAAGGTAAAACTGTAGTTTTCACTGGGGAGCTTAAGAATTTTACTCGAGCACAAGCTTCTCAGCTTGTCGAGAGTCTTGGAGCACAGGTTTTGGATAACGTAAGCGGAAAAACTAATTTAGTCATAGTTGGGGAGAACCCTGGTTCCAAGTATGATAAGGCTCTGCTTTTAGGAATTCCTATTTTGAAGGAAGAAGAGTTTCTTGAGAAATTGAAGGAAGCAGGAGTGGAGGTTAAACGGGAGAAGGGACTTACTCTCTTTTAA
- a CDS encoding class I SAM-dependent RNA methyltransferase, with amino-acid sequence MRLFIEKMVYGGYGLCRTPDGLIFVKGGISGEVVEARIKDRRKSYSFANIVEVIEPSPFRVSPRCSYFGICGGCDWQHISYEAQICLKNQVLEDVFKRIGGFSIKPELISEGQPWGYRYRARFHSDHRGRLGFFKEGTNEIVWVGDCPILVSSINEAKRSLEEIRGFEKGEEISIICSYGSGEVLVHIKEGVKKRKREKLKELPFSIIERKSVLKGKPYIFGKWCNLDIRFSYDSFSQVNPKVGEELYFFIVKELKEVKKVWYLYGGVGILAMLLAIDGKEVKLIEVNSSAVEDAEENLRRYGLLGKVEVIRGDVGRIFPSLLFDFEAEALVADPPREGMGKEVIDAIKRSNIRKLIYVSCHPPVLARDANVLKEAGYNLVALKWVDMFPQTSHIEAIGILCKGGG; translated from the coding sequence ATGAGGCTTTTTATTGAAAAGATGGTTTATGGCGGATATGGATTATGTCGAACACCGGATGGTCTCATATTTGTTAAAGGGGGTATTAGTGGAGAGGTAGTTGAGGCTAGGATAAAGGATAGAAGGAAAAGTTATTCTTTTGCTAATATTGTGGAGGTCATAGAGCCTTCTCCTTTTAGAGTTTCTCCAAGATGTTCGTATTTTGGAATTTGTGGGGGGTGTGATTGGCAACATATATCCTACGAAGCTCAAATTTGCCTTAAAAATCAGGTTTTAGAGGATGTTTTTAAGAGAATAGGGGGTTTTTCTATTAAACCGGAATTGATTTCTGAAGGGCAGCCGTGGGGTTATAGATATAGAGCTCGTTTTCATTCTGATCATAGAGGAAGGTTAGGTTTTTTTAAAGAAGGAACCAATGAAATTGTTTGGGTTGGAGATTGTCCAATTCTTGTGTCTTCCATAAATGAGGCTAAAAGGAGTTTAGAGGAGATAAGAGGTTTCGAAAAAGGGGAAGAGATTTCTATTATATGTAGTTATGGAAGTGGTGAAGTTCTTGTTCATATTAAGGAGGGGGTGAAGAAAAGGAAGAGAGAAAAACTTAAGGAGCTTCCTTTTTCCATAATTGAAAGGAAGTCTGTTTTGAAAGGAAAGCCTTATATATTTGGGAAATGGTGCAATCTTGACATTAGATTTTCTTATGATTCTTTCTCACAGGTTAATCCTAAGGTAGGTGAAGAGCTTTATTTTTTTATAGTCAAGGAGCTTAAGGAAGTTAAGAAAGTATGGTATCTTTATGGTGGGGTTGGAATTTTAGCTATGTTGCTTGCTATTGATGGTAAGGAGGTTAAGCTTATAGAGGTAAATAGTTCTGCAGTTGAAGATGCGGAGGAAAATCTTCGCAGATATGGCCTTTTAGGAAAAGTGGAAGTTATAAGAGGAGACGTAGGGCGAATTTTCCCTTCTCTTTTATTTGATTTTGAAGCTGAGGCTCTTGTTGCTGACCCGCCTAGAGAAGGAATGGGAAAGGAAGTGATAGATGCCATTAAAAGAAGTAACATAAGAAAGCTGATTTACGTTTCTTGTCATCCTCCCGTTTTGGCAAGGGATGCGAATGTTTTGAAAGAAGCGGGCTATAATTTAGTAGCCCTTAAATGGGTTGATATGTTCCCTCAGACGTCTCATATAGAGGCAATTGGAATATTATGTAAAGGAGGAGGTTAA
- the gatC gene encoding Asp-tRNA(Asn)/Glu-tRNA(Gln) amidotransferase subunit GatC has translation MRVTMEDVEHVMKLANLDLKGEEKEKMLKHFSRILDYFTKLQELDTTQIEPLSHVIEESTPLREDEVREGLDQEDVLKMAPEREFGYIKVPRIVE, from the coding sequence ATGAGAGTAACTATGGAAGATGTAGAGCACGTTATGAAATTAGCTAATCTGGATTTGAAAGGAGAAGAGAAAGAGAAAATGCTTAAGCATTTTAGTAGAATTCTTGATTATTTCACTAAGTTGCAAGAGCTTGATACCACGCAAATTGAGCCTCTAAGTCATGTTATAGAAGAGTCGACTCCTTTAAGAGAAGATGAAGTTAGGGAAGGTCTTGATCAAGAAGATGTTTTAAAAATGGCTCCGGAAAGGGAATTTGGTTATATAAAGGTTCCTAGAATAGTTGAATGA
- the fusA gene encoding elongation factor G translates to MGYNSSDIRNVGLIAHGGAGKTSLAEAILFNGGSITRLGKVDEGNTVMDFDPDEIKRKISINAAVGFVDYKGKRINVIDMPGYADFIGEVLASIRVCDSLISVVCAVSGVEVNTEKTWEYAAELGLPRMVFVNKLDRERADFYRVYEMIKDYLSRDAIPILIPIGSEQTFKGVIDLLKGKAYVYEKDRSGKFKEEEIPADLKDRVSEMKEMLVEKVVETDESLMERYLNGEEVSPDEIVKAMRKAVLKGEIIPVLCGSSTENIGIKQLMEYIVDLLPSPVERPPVKGIHPDSKEEMERKANSGGSFSAWVFKVALDPYVGKLVYLRVWSGEVQADATVFNSTKGEEERLSNLSYPLGKSLVKAEKAIAGDIVVIAKPKVSGFGDTLCSKDALIVFPSVTFPDPVYFLAIEPKTKGDEDRLSNALQRLMEADPTFKSYKNVETGDTIIAGMGDIHLEVAIDRMRSRYNVELNVRMPKIPYRETIKGRSKAEGKYVKQSGGRGQYGWVWIEYEPLPRGSGFQFEDRIVGGVVPKQYIPAVEKGLREAMQKGVLAGYPTVDFKAVLYDGKYHEVDSSEMAFKIAASLSFKKGISEANPVLLEPIMEVEVTVPEDYLGDVMGDLNSRRGRILGIEARGRLQTVKALVPMAEMARYAITLRSITSGRGSFRMNLSHYEEVPPEITKRIIEEAQREQEEEKR, encoded by the coding sequence ATGGGGTATAACTCTTCTGACATTAGAAATGTAGGTTTGATAGCTCATGGTGGTGCTGGTAAAACTTCGTTAGCGGAAGCCATTCTTTTTAATGGAGGTTCTATTACGCGGTTAGGGAAAGTTGATGAGGGTAATACTGTTATGGATTTTGATCCTGATGAGATTAAGAGAAAAATCTCCATTAACGCTGCGGTTGGCTTTGTTGATTATAAGGGCAAAAGGATAAATGTTATAGATATGCCTGGTTATGCTGATTTTATAGGAGAGGTTCTTGCTTCGATAAGGGTTTGCGATAGCTTGATAAGTGTGGTTTGTGCTGTCTCTGGTGTTGAAGTTAATACAGAAAAGACGTGGGAATATGCTGCTGAGCTTGGTTTGCCAAGAATGGTTTTCGTAAATAAGCTTGATAGGGAGAGAGCAGATTTTTATAGGGTTTATGAAATGATAAAGGATTACCTTTCCAGAGATGCTATTCCTATACTCATTCCTATAGGATCTGAGCAAACTTTTAAGGGTGTCATTGATCTTCTCAAAGGCAAGGCTTATGTTTACGAGAAAGATAGGAGCGGAAAGTTTAAGGAAGAAGAGATTCCTGCTGATTTGAAAGATAGAGTTTCTGAGATGAAGGAGATGCTTGTAGAAAAGGTCGTAGAAACTGATGAATCGCTTATGGAGAGGTATCTTAACGGAGAAGAGGTGTCTCCAGATGAAATAGTTAAGGCAATGAGGAAAGCGGTGCTAAAGGGAGAAATAATCCCTGTTTTATGTGGTTCGTCTACTGAGAATATTGGGATAAAGCAACTTATGGAATATATAGTAGATCTTCTTCCATCTCCTGTAGAAAGGCCTCCTGTTAAGGGGATCCATCCTGATAGTAAAGAGGAAATGGAAAGAAAGGCAAACTCGGGAGGGTCTTTTTCTGCTTGGGTATTTAAAGTAGCTTTAGATCCATATGTAGGTAAGCTCGTTTATTTGAGGGTTTGGTCAGGAGAGGTCCAAGCTGATGCGACTGTTTTTAACTCTACAAAAGGAGAAGAAGAAAGACTAAGTAACTTGTCTTATCCTCTCGGTAAATCTCTTGTTAAGGCTGAAAAGGCTATTGCTGGAGATATAGTTGTTATAGCAAAACCTAAGGTTAGCGGTTTTGGAGATACTTTATGCTCTAAGGATGCTCTTATAGTTTTCCCAAGCGTTACATTTCCAGATCCAGTTTATTTCTTAGCTATAGAGCCTAAAACCAAGGGTGACGAAGATCGCCTTAGCAATGCTCTTCAGAGGCTTATGGAAGCGGATCCTACCTTTAAATCTTACAAGAATGTTGAAACGGGAGACACAATTATAGCTGGTATGGGAGATATTCATCTTGAGGTTGCCATAGACAGGATGAGGTCGAGGTACAATGTTGAACTTAATGTTAGAATGCCTAAGATACCTTATAGGGAGACAATAAAAGGTAGATCTAAGGCAGAGGGTAAATACGTTAAGCAGAGTGGAGGTCGTGGTCAGTATGGGTGGGTCTGGATTGAGTATGAGCCTCTGCCGAGGGGGAGCGGTTTTCAATTCGAGGATAGAATCGTCGGTGGAGTTGTTCCTAAGCAGTATATACCTGCGGTTGAAAAGGGATTGAGGGAGGCTATGCAGAAGGGTGTTTTAGCAGGCTATCCCACTGTAGATTTTAAAGCTGTTCTTTACGATGGGAAGTATCACGAAGTAGACTCTTCAGAGATGGCCTTTAAAATAGCAGCATCTCTATCCTTTAAGAAAGGTATTTCTGAGGCTAACCCTGTTTTGCTTGAACCAATAATGGAGGTAGAGGTAACCGTACCTGAGGATTATCTTGGCGATGTTATGGGGGACTTAAATAGCAGGCGAGGGAGGATTCTAGGTATTGAAGCGAGAGGAAGGCTTCAAACGGTAAAAGCCTTAGTTCCTATGGCGGAGATGGCTCGCTATGCTATAACTCTTCGCTCAATTACCTCTGGAAGAGGAAGTTTTAGAATGAATCTATCTCATTATGAAGAGGTTCCTCCTGAGATAACTAAAAGAATAATTGAGGAAGCTCAAAGAGAGCAGGAAGAGGAGAAGAGGTAG